The Blattabacterium cuenoti genome includes a region encoding these proteins:
- a CDS encoding ATP-dependent Clp protease ATP-binding subunit, whose translation MIHYYSSNSRKKIFFSSAYSDEDIENDSSTSSYGSGGSGSGTGSGYYGGSSIRSKTPVLDNFGRDLNAMAMKGKLDPVVGRNKEVERVSQILSRRKKNNPLLIGEPGVGKSAIAEGLALRIVQKKVSRVLYNKRVVVLDLASLVAGTKYRGQFEERMKAIINESEKNSDLILFIDEIHTMIGAGGTTGSLDASNIFKPALARGDIQCIGATTLNEYRQYIEKDGALERRFQKIIVQPSSEEETIEILRKIKGKYESHHNVLYTEEAIKACVSLTVRYIVDRYLPDKAIDALDESGSRVHIKNIKVPQEIVLLEKELENIREEKSKVVKSQKYEEAARLRDTEKRIEKQLIKAQKEWEESSKENKEIVSEENVEEVVSMMSGVPANKIAQAEMKKLNKMINILKEKIVGQNEAVEKIVRAVQRNRTGLKDPNSPIGSFIFLGQTGVGKTYLAKIFAKELFDSEESLIRLDMSEYMEKFSVSRLIGAPPGYVGYEEGGQLTEIIRRRPYSVILLDEIEKAHHEVFNILLQILDYGCVTDSIGRKINFKNTVIIFTSNTGTQQLKEFGQGIGFHTQARKSNNYIKNVLEQALKKTFSPEFLNRIDDFIIFNTLTQEDLYKITHIELEKIILHVSNLGYQLILLPEVKDFIKNKGFDHEYGARPLKRVIEKFIKNPISECIISEKLKKGNQILLRMNEKNNDVKVTIQ comes from the coding sequence ATGATTCATTATTACTCGTCAAACAGTAGAAAAAAAATTTTTTTCTCTTCTGCTTATTCAGATGAAGATATTGAAAATGATAGTTCTACTTCTTCTTACGGTTCTGGAGGAAGTGGAAGTGGAACAGGTTCCGGTTATTATGGAGGAAGTTCAATCAGAAGCAAAACTCCTGTTTTGGATAATTTTGGTAGAGATTTGAATGCTATGGCGATGAAAGGAAAACTAGATCCTGTAGTAGGGAGAAATAAAGAAGTAGAACGGGTATCTCAAATATTAAGTAGAAGGAAAAAAAATAATCCTTTACTTATAGGAGAACCTGGAGTAGGTAAATCCGCCATAGCTGAAGGGTTAGCGCTACGTATTGTGCAAAAAAAAGTTTCTAGAGTATTATACAATAAAAGAGTAGTCGTTTTGGATTTAGCCAGTTTAGTTGCTGGAACTAAATATAGAGGACAATTTGAAGAAAGAATGAAGGCTATTATAAATGAATCAGAAAAAAATTCAGATTTAATTCTTTTTATAGATGAAATTCACACCATGATTGGCGCAGGTGGGACCACTGGATCATTAGATGCGTCTAATATATTTAAACCTGCTTTAGCAAGAGGAGACATTCAATGTATTGGTGCTACCACGTTAAACGAATATAGACAATATATAGAAAAAGATGGAGCTTTAGAACGAAGATTTCAGAAAATTATAGTACAACCTTCTTCTGAAGAAGAGACTATAGAAATTTTAAGAAAAATAAAAGGAAAATATGAAAGTCATCACAATGTTCTTTACACCGAAGAAGCAATAAAAGCTTGCGTTTCCCTTACTGTACGATATATTGTAGATCGTTATTTGCCAGATAAAGCAATTGATGCTTTAGATGAATCAGGATCTCGCGTTCATATCAAAAATATAAAAGTTCCACAAGAAATAGTTCTTTTAGAAAAAGAATTGGAAAATATTCGTGAAGAAAAATCCAAAGTAGTAAAAAGTCAAAAATACGAAGAAGCTGCACGATTACGTGATACGGAAAAACGTATAGAAAAACAATTAATCAAAGCCCAAAAAGAGTGGGAAGAATCTTCTAAGGAAAATAAAGAAATCGTCTCCGAAGAAAATGTTGAAGAAGTGGTCTCTATGATGAGTGGGGTCCCAGCAAACAAAATAGCTCAAGCTGAAATGAAGAAGTTAAATAAAATGATAAATATATTAAAAGAAAAAATAGTAGGACAAAATGAAGCTGTAGAAAAAATAGTGAGAGCGGTTCAAAGAAACCGAACTGGATTAAAAGATCCTAATTCACCTATAGGTTCTTTCATATTTTTAGGACAAACAGGTGTTGGAAAAACTTATTTAGCAAAAATTTTTGCAAAAGAACTATTTGATTCAGAAGAATCATTAATCCGTTTAGATATGAGTGAATATATGGAAAAGTTCTCTGTTTCTAGGTTAATAGGAGCTCCACCAGGTTATGTTGGCTATGAAGAGGGAGGACAATTAACAGAAATTATACGTCGTAGACCTTATTCTGTCATATTATTAGATGAAATAGAAAAAGCACATCATGAAGTCTTTAATATTTTGTTGCAAATTTTAGATTACGGATGTGTAACAGATAGTATTGGGAGAAAAATAAATTTTAAAAATACCGTAATTATTTTTACCTCAAATACAGGAACACAGCAATTAAAAGAATTTGGTCAAGGAATTGGATTTCATACTCAAGCAAGAAAATCAAATAACTATATTAAAAATGTGTTAGAACAAGCTTTAAAAAAAACTTTTTCTCCAGAATTTTTAAATAGAATAGATGATTTTATCATCTTTAATACTCTAACACAAGAAGATTTATATAAAATTACTCATATAGAATTAGAAAAAATAATACTTCATGTTTCCAATCTTGGGTATCAATTAATATTACTTCCTGAAGTAAAAGACTTTATTAAAAATAAAGGATTTGATCATGAATACGGAGCTCGTCCTTTAAAAAGAGTAATAGAAAAATTTATTAAAAATCCTATATCAGAATGTATAATTAGTGAAAAATTAAAAAAAGGAAATCAAATATTATTAAGAATGAATGAAAAAAACAACGATGTGAAAGTTACTATTCAATAA
- a CDS encoding endonuclease III domain-containing protein, whose amino-acid sequence MNTNKKTKVIEKILDSLYPNPISTLYYINEYTLLIAVVLTAKSKEKKVNEITKHLFKKIQTPKDVIHLSIEEIKNFIKNIGLHNKKSKNIYDLSTILINKYNSIIPKNISELKFLPGVGHKTASVFLSYVSNIPVFPVDTHVHRMMYRWKLSDGKSVQKTEKDAKRIFNKVKWRKLHLQIIFYAKEYSPSQSWDVNKDIIYQELLRKNLF is encoded by the coding sequence ATGAATACTAATAAAAAAACAAAAGTAATTGAAAAAATATTAGATTCTTTATATCCAAATCCAATTAGTACTTTATATTATATCAATGAATATACTTTACTCATTGCTGTTGTTCTTACTGCAAAAAGTAAAGAAAAGAAAGTAAACGAAATAACAAAACATTTATTTAAAAAGATTCAAACTCCTAAAGATGTAATTCATCTTTCTATTGAAGAAATAAAAAATTTTATAAAAAATATAGGACTTCATAATAAAAAATCTAAAAACATTTATGATTTATCTACTATTTTAATAAATAAATACAATAGTATTATTCCTAAAAATATTTCCGAATTAAAATTTTTACCTGGAGTAGGACATAAAACAGCATCTGTTTTTTTATCTTATGTATCAAACATTCCTGTATTTCCTGTAGACACTCATGTCCATAGGATGATGTATCGTTGGAAATTAAGTGATGGAAAAAGTGTTCAAAAAACGGAAAAAGATGCTAAACGTATCTTCAATAAAGTAAAATGGAGAAAATTACATCTTCAAATTATTTTTTATGCCAAAGAATACTCCCCTTCTCAAAGTTGGGATGTCAATAAGGATATTATTTATCAAGAATTATTAAGAAAAAATTTGTTCTAA